From Lolium perenne isolate Kyuss_39 chromosome 5, Kyuss_2.0, whole genome shotgun sequence, a single genomic window includes:
- the LOC127325906 gene encoding probable E3 ubiquitin-protein ligase ATL44, with translation MPRHLLQDSVDRLTEMAAPPLSASKAAGVHTDTLLILGAVLCFLLCVVGLALVARCCRLCNPSAFSVDAMMAKAPCKGIKKKALQSLPTVLWPAPEQTAERMDHEEEGERPECAICLAEFASGDEVRVLPTCGHGFHAACVDVWLLSSSTCPSCRRALVVAPAAATACAPPHTCCERPDVAPQDSATGAGASRCRSSAQ, from the coding sequence ATGCCGCGCCACCTGCTGCAGGACTCTGTAGACCGCCTGACCGAGATGGCAGCGCCGCCTTTGTCAGCATCGAAGGCCGCCGGCGTGCACACGGACACGCTGCTGATCCTGGGGGCCGTGCTGTGCTTCCTGCTCTGCGTCGTCGGGCTGGCCCTCGTcgcgcgctgctgccggctctgcAACCCCTCCGCCTTCTCCGTCGACGCAATGATGGCCAAGGCGCCGTGCAAGGGGATCAAGAAGAAGGCGCTGCAGTCGCTGCCGACCGTGCTGTGGCCGGCACCGGAGCAGACGGCGGAGCGGATGGACCACGAAGAGGAGGGGGAGCGGCCGGAGTGCGCCATCTGCCTGGCGGAGTTCGCAAGCGGCGACGAGGTGCGCGTGCTCCCGACGTGCGGCCACGGCTTCCACGCCGCCTGCGTCGACGTGTGGCTCCTCTCCAGCTCCACCTGCCCCTCCTGCCGCCGCGCCCTCGTCGTCGCGCCGGCGGCAGCAACCGCGTGTGCTCCTCCTCACACGTGCTGCGAGCGCCCCGACGTCGCGCCGCAGGACTCGGCCACCGGCGCCGGCGCATCCCGTTGCCGGTCGTCGGCGCAGTAA
- the LOC127325907 gene encoding probable E3 ubiquitin-protein ligase ATL44 — protein MPRHLLQDSVGRLTEMAAPPLATAKAGGVLHTDTLLILVAVLCFLLCVVGLALVARCSRLCNPSVFSVDALPAKTPCKGLKKKALQSLPTVSWKLERKKKDEEEGEVPECAICLAEFASGDEVRVLPTCGHGFHAACVDVWLLTSSTCPSCRRALVIAVQPATEPPTTTTCCERPDVAPQGSATGAGRCRSSAQ, from the coding sequence ATGCCGCGCCACCTGCTGCAGGATTCCGTCGGCCGCCTGACCGAGATGGCCGCGCCGCCGCTGGCCACGGCGAAGGCCGGCGGCGTGCTGCACACGGACACGCTGCTGATCCTGGTGGCGGTGCTCTGCTTCCTGCTCTGCGTCGTCGGGCTGGCCCTCGTCGCGCGCTGCTCCAGGCTCTGCAACCCCTCCGTCTTCTCCGTCGACGCATTGCCAGCGAAAACGCCGTGCAAGGGCCTGAAGAAGAAGGCGCTGCAGTCTTTGCCGACCGTGTCGTGGAAGCTGGAGCGGAAAAAGAAGGACGAGGAAGAGGGGGAGGTGCCGGAGTGCGCCATCTGCCTGGCCGAGTTCGCAAGCGGCGACGAGGTGCGCGTGCTGCCGACGTGCGGCCACGGCTTCCACGCCGCCTGCGTCGACGTCTGGCTCCTCACCAGCTCAACCTGCCCCTCCTGCCGCCGCGCCCTGGTCATCGCAGTGCAGCCAGCCACCGAGCCTCCGACGACCACCACGTGCTGTGAGCGGCCCGACGTCGCGCCTCAGGGCTCCGCCACCGGCGCAGGCCGTTGCCGGTCGTCGGCACAGTAG